One genomic window of Pseudothermotoga sp. includes the following:
- a CDS encoding MMPL family transporter gives MGWIKKPWLSLVLMLILGILTGSQLPKLRVRAYFKTQVSKESRYVHAERELFKSFSLKDIAIVAVPCEDRTGVSAIVQEIRKFDEISMVINPLEFPLTIGRNSALARQLKLIGQFENREYALLLAFISKNPESTARKIHQVVRKKGGFIFGISYIGAMAMDYVRMILVYLTPIALLVMFAVFFFTLKNFWAAVLAFLPSSLTTVYLLGTYAFVGKPVTMENVLMPFITLIMGSSAALHYFSRYLAIKDPNRFERSYRAMRETFVALLMTVLTTIVGFLSLGLTSSPVMRELGFSGAIGVGTSGLVTFVFLPPIATLIDPKRNFETKFSDQSVRKRWNLVWFFTMIFFFCLFIFNVESEFHSLIFFRPSSKVMKGARVVETIAGIKVPIFMKIDLNVDVLSSEGLETLRMVRESLKDYCVRTFSILDLFEIFPQTLRSFIPMLIPEGMLYDRKNSSLLMIVFPKRVDRKTYSQIEKVASSHVSGSVKSIQLSGEDFKYMEMNEFVVENLKVSLIFALLVIVLMMGSMLKNFKLGLISCVPIAATLISLYGAMGLFRVPINAVSACLLNIVLGAGIDYAIHFSCAYVKHNSANEAYRLTRRPILANAFGVALGFSVLFLSPMKVHVHIAALICVGMALASTYTLIWMTSVFPEKVQTARKASSLSSSTSFE, from the coding sequence ATGGGTTGGATAAAGAAACCTTGGTTGTCACTCGTCCTCATGCTCATTCTCGGGATTCTTACAGGCTCACAGCTTCCTAAATTGCGGGTGAGAGCCTATTTCAAAACACAAGTTTCCAAAGAATCGCGTTATGTTCATGCCGAAAGGGAACTGTTCAAAAGTTTTTCGCTCAAAGATATCGCCATCGTTGCTGTTCCGTGTGAGGATCGAACAGGTGTATCTGCTATCGTCCAAGAAATTCGCAAATTTGATGAAATTTCTATGGTCATCAACCCGCTGGAGTTTCCTTTGACCATCGGCAGAAACAGTGCTTTGGCTAGGCAACTCAAGCTCATCGGCCAATTTGAAAACCGAGAATATGCTCTTTTACTTGCGTTTATCTCGAAAAATCCAGAATCGACTGCGCGCAAGATTCATCAGGTTGTGAGAAAGAAAGGTGGATTCATCTTCGGAATTTCATACATCGGTGCTATGGCGATGGATTATGTGAGGATGATCCTTGTTTATTTAACACCGATCGCTCTGTTGGTCATGTTCGCGGTGTTTTTCTTCACGTTGAAAAATTTCTGGGCGGCGGTACTCGCGTTCCTTCCAAGCTCACTGACAACGGTCTACTTGCTAGGTACGTACGCTTTCGTGGGTAAACCAGTCACTATGGAGAACGTCCTGATGCCGTTCATAACTTTGATCATGGGCAGCTCAGCAGCTTTACATTATTTCAGCAGGTACCTAGCGATAAAAGATCCAAACAGATTCGAAAGATCTTACAGGGCGATGCGAGAAACTTTTGTTGCGCTCTTGATGACCGTCCTCACAACAATCGTTGGCTTTCTGAGCCTCGGTTTGACCAGCTCGCCGGTGATGAGGGAACTAGGTTTCAGTGGGGCAATCGGTGTTGGGACATCGGGTTTGGTCACCTTCGTTTTCTTGCCTCCGATCGCAACGTTGATTGATCCTAAGAGGAACTTTGAAACAAAGTTTTCGGATCAATCGGTGAGGAAGAGATGGAATTTGGTTTGGTTTTTCACAATGATCTTTTTCTTCTGCTTGTTCATCTTCAATGTTGAATCAGAGTTTCATTCCCTCATCTTTTTCAGACCTAGCTCGAAAGTCATGAAGGGTGCACGAGTGGTTGAAACCATCGCTGGCATAAAGGTTCCCATATTCATGAAGATCGATTTGAACGTCGATGTGTTGAGCTCAGAAGGTCTTGAAACACTCAGGATGGTTAGAGAGAGCCTGAAAGATTATTGTGTGAGAACTTTCTCCATTCTTGATCTTTTTGAAATTTTTCCCCAAACGCTACGTAGTTTCATTCCAATGTTGATACCTGAAGGTATGCTCTACGATCGAAAGAACAGTTCGTTGCTGATGATCGTTTTTCCGAAACGCGTCGACAGGAAAACTTACAGCCAAATAGAAAAAGTTGCATCTTCGCACGTATCGGGTTCGGTGAAATCCATCCAACTATCAGGGGAAGATTTCAAGTACATGGAGATGAACGAATTCGTCGTAGAGAACTTGAAAGTGAGTTTGATCTTTGCACTCCTCGTCATCGTACTCATGATGGGATCGATGTTGAAAAATTTCAAACTCGGTCTTATAAGTTGCGTCCCCATCGCTGCAACTTTGATTAGTCTTTACGGTGCAATGGGCCTTTTCAGAGTCCCCATCAACGCTGTGAGTGCTTGTTTGCTGAACATCGTTCTAGGCGCAGGTATAGATTACGCGATTCATTTCAGTTGTGCTTATGTCAAACATAACTCTGCTAATGAAGCATATCGACTCACGCGGCGTCCAATACTCGCCAACGCGTTCGGTGTGGCTCTGGGCTTTTCGGTTCTCTTTCTATCACCTATGAAAGTCCACGTGCACATAGCTGCACTCATATGCGTTGGGATGGCTTTAGCCTCGACCTACACGTTGATCTGGATGACTTCTGTCTTCCCAGAAAAGGTTCAAACCGCGCGTAAGGCTAGTTCTTTATCTTCTTCAACGAGTTTTGAATAA
- a CDS encoding 4Fe-4S binding protein, whose translation MAKKLTVKDRERCIGCYCCMFACTRVWYGALGIEKSAMRVKNYPGVEGAFSVRVCQACKQPECAAACPTGALRLAKRGFGVELVRELCTHCRKCVRACAANALQWDEQLQIPIACRHCGICVRYCPTNVLTMQEVV comes from the coding sequence ATGGCAAAAAAACTCACGGTGAAAGATAGGGAGCGATGTATCGGATGTTACTGTTGTATGTTTGCGTGTACGCGCGTCTGGTATGGCGCTTTAGGGATAGAGAAGTCCGCCATGAGAGTGAAGAACTATCCTGGAGTCGAAGGTGCTTTTTCTGTTCGTGTCTGTCAAGCTTGTAAGCAACCAGAATGCGCTGCAGCTTGTCCAACCGGCGCACTGAGACTGGCCAAGAGGGGTTTCGGTGTCGAACTGGTGAGAGAGTTATGCACGCATTGTCGAAAATGTGTCAGAGCTTGTGCTGCGAACGCTCTCCAGTGGGACGAACAATTACAGATTCCCATCGCTTGTCGTCATTGCGGAATTTGCGTGCGGTACTGTCCCACGAACGTTTTGACTATGCAGGAGGTGGTGTGA
- a CDS encoding aldo/keto reductase gives MLYRDFGKTNAKCSILGFGAMRLPVVNNDESQIDEEQAIRMIRYAIDHGVNYIDTAYPYHRGNSEKVVGKALKDGYREKVFLATKSPVWKVESCEDFDKFLDEQLEKLQTDHIDMYLMHALTKERWEKIKAFRFFEFSDRARMQGKIKFVGFSFHDKYHVFKEIVDGYSWDFCQIQLNYMDVNYQAGLRGLRYAASKGLAVVIMEPLKGGKLARLPKKVMSILEKENRERSNVEWAFKWLANFPEVSVILSGMSNFEQVEENVQIANLLTPNNLSEKELKLIEKVRQTLESFTVINCTECGYCMPCPNGVDIPANFRLYNEAIMFEDIQGGKGIYAWFKSQKIAAAFCTECGECLSKCPQKLEIPSLFKKIHSELE, from the coding sequence ATGCTCTATAGAGACTTTGGAAAAACGAATGCGAAATGCTCTATTCTAGGTTTTGGTGCCATGAGGCTTCCAGTGGTGAACAACGATGAATCACAAATCGATGAGGAGCAAGCAATAAGGATGATCAGGTATGCGATCGATCATGGGGTGAACTACATTGACACTGCGTACCCTTACCATAGGGGAAACAGCGAGAAAGTTGTTGGAAAAGCGCTGAAAGACGGTTACAGGGAGAAAGTTTTTCTAGCCACCAAATCACCTGTTTGGAAGGTGGAAAGTTGTGAAGATTTCGACAAATTTTTGGATGAACAACTCGAAAAACTACAAACAGATCATATAGATATGTACCTCATGCATGCGCTCACAAAAGAAAGATGGGAAAAAATAAAAGCCTTCAGGTTCTTTGAGTTTTCCGATAGGGCGAGGATGCAAGGGAAAATAAAGTTTGTCGGTTTTTCCTTCCACGATAAATACCATGTTTTCAAAGAAATAGTGGATGGATACTCATGGGACTTCTGCCAAATTCAACTGAACTACATGGATGTTAACTATCAAGCTGGCTTGAGAGGTCTTCGTTATGCGGCTTCGAAGGGACTCGCTGTTGTAATAATGGAACCACTCAAGGGAGGAAAACTTGCAAGATTGCCAAAAAAGGTCATGAGCATCCTTGAGAAAGAAAATAGGGAAAGATCCAACGTTGAGTGGGCGTTCAAATGGCTTGCAAACTTTCCAGAGGTGTCAGTGATTCTGAGTGGGATGAGTAATTTCGAACAAGTGGAGGAAAACGTTCAAATAGCGAATCTTCTGACTCCAAACAACTTGAGCGAAAAAGAATTGAAATTGATCGAGAAAGTGAGGCAGACTCTAGAATCCTTCACCGTCATCAATTGTACAGAGTGCGGTTACTGCATGCCCTGTCCAAACGGTGTAGATATACCTGCTAACTTCAGACTGTACAATGAAGCGATCATGTTCGAAGACATACAAGGTGGTAAGGGAATCTACGCGTGGTTTAAGAGCCAAAAAATAGCGGCCGCCTTTTGCACCGAGTGCGGCGAATGTCTCAGTAAATGTCCACAGAAACTCGAGATCCCTTCACTTTTCAAAAAAATTCATAGCGAGTTGGAATAA
- a CDS encoding TatD family hydrolase: MRLVDTHAHLHFHHFEKDLEQVLQKLDSYNFAFVVNVGINIEDSKRTVSFCEKHEKIYCSIGVHPHEAGKVNDDFLENLEQLLSCKKVVAIGECGLDYYRMFSDRDQQRRVFEAQLKFAKEVDLPVIVHIRDAYAEAYEIINKVGLPMRGGVVHAFSADEEWALKFVELGMYIGIGGPLTYPSNHTLKRIVRTIGIENVLSETDCPYLAPQPVRGKRNEPVYVRFVVEEIAKILNMNLEEVSERLVNNAEELFMC; this comes from the coding sequence GTGAGGTTGGTCGATACACATGCACATCTCCATTTTCACCACTTCGAAAAAGATTTAGAACAAGTCCTTCAAAAACTGGATTCGTACAATTTCGCGTTCGTCGTGAATGTGGGTATAAACATCGAAGATTCAAAAAGAACTGTTTCTTTTTGCGAAAAGCACGAAAAAATTTATTGTTCTATAGGAGTTCACCCGCACGAAGCGGGGAAAGTGAACGATGATTTTTTAGAAAATCTCGAACAATTACTGTCGTGCAAAAAAGTTGTGGCCATTGGTGAGTGTGGCTTGGATTATTACAGGATGTTTTCAGACAGAGATCAACAGAGAAGAGTCTTTGAAGCACAATTGAAGTTCGCAAAGGAAGTGGATCTTCCCGTCATAGTACACATCAGAGACGCTTACGCAGAAGCCTACGAAATCATAAATAAGGTGGGATTACCGATGAGAGGTGGTGTTGTGCACGCGTTCTCGGCGGATGAAGAGTGGGCGCTGAAGTTCGTCGAACTTGGCATGTACATAGGTATCGGAGGTCCATTAACTTATCCATCCAACCACACACTCAAAAGGATCGTTAGAACGATAGGTATCGAGAACGTACTGAGCGAAACTGATTGTCCATATCTAGCTCCCCAACCTGTTCGAGGAAAGAGGAATGAACCAGTTTATGTCAGGTTTGTGGTTGAGGAGATCGCGAAAATTCTAAATATGAATCTAGAAGAAGTTTCCGAAAGGCTCGTCAACAATGCTGAGGAACTCTTCATGTGTTGA
- a CDS encoding aldehyde:ferredoxin oxidoreductase yields MYRMLSIDLSSGKIEERDISDIFKKFIGGSGVLTYLAAQELTKELDPFSERAPIYFALGPLNGYFPSMSKTVALFKSPLTGDLGESHAGGRMSLAMLSANVHVLRIVGKASQPVYLSIDGDRVAMIPCSSLWGRSALATERILREKEDHRKGKKSIVRIGPAGERLSPIACVTVDSSRHFGRLGLGAVMGSKNLKAIVISGSECPKIENKKAYQELYDRIFKELIESENTYKYRDLGTAANVVPLSKIMGLPTRNFSQGFFESAHTISGEYFADHLLAQQISCAHCPIGCIHMGVFRELFADPHMYKTLKTSYDHELIYSLGSNLSIAKAEELLKIIHFVERQGWDAISIGVVLAWATEAFQRGLITLEETAGLALNFGDAETYLKVLENIAIERNEFYKDLEKGVAYCAKKYGGEEFAICFNKNEAPGYMTGPDAFVGYAVGVRHSHLDCAGYSFDQKYLGRAEDVEKEVKAMYEEAVWRMITNSLVMCLFARGVYTPKTVLECLNVVGYNLDEQSLDRVAHTIHGMKYIIKEKLGFDFAKLNLPKKLLTVYTSRGKMNEDSFKKRVEFYSKLVEEDKELALRAV; encoded by the coding sequence ATGTACAGGATGCTTTCAATAGACCTTTCTTCGGGAAAGATAGAGGAGAGAGACATCAGTGATATTTTCAAAAAGTTCATCGGAGGCAGTGGCGTTTTGACGTACTTAGCCGCACAGGAACTCACGAAAGAGCTCGATCCATTTTCAGAACGTGCTCCCATATACTTCGCGTTGGGACCTTTGAACGGTTATTTTCCGAGCATGTCCAAAACGGTTGCTCTTTTTAAATCACCCCTGACTGGAGATCTCGGTGAATCACACGCTGGAGGTCGCATGTCCCTTGCGATGCTTTCGGCAAACGTCCACGTTCTCAGAATCGTTGGAAAAGCATCACAACCTGTTTATCTCTCGATAGACGGAGACAGAGTGGCGATGATCCCTTGCAGTTCACTTTGGGGCAGGAGTGCTCTGGCAACGGAGAGGATTTTGAGAGAAAAGGAAGACCACAGAAAAGGTAAGAAAAGTATCGTGAGGATCGGACCAGCTGGTGAGAGATTATCTCCCATCGCCTGTGTAACTGTCGATTCTTCGAGACACTTCGGAAGGCTCGGTCTTGGAGCCGTAATGGGTTCGAAAAACTTGAAAGCCATAGTGATTTCTGGTAGCGAATGTCCAAAGATCGAGAACAAGAAAGCTTATCAGGAACTGTATGATAGGATATTCAAAGAGCTCATAGAAAGTGAAAATACCTACAAATACAGAGATCTTGGTACCGCCGCAAACGTTGTACCCTTATCCAAAATCATGGGTCTTCCAACGAGGAACTTTTCTCAGGGTTTCTTCGAAAGTGCACACACGATAAGCGGAGAATATTTTGCAGACCACCTCTTGGCTCAGCAGATCTCGTGTGCTCATTGTCCTATCGGTTGCATTCATATGGGTGTTTTCAGAGAACTCTTTGCAGATCCTCACATGTACAAGACCTTGAAGACTTCTTACGATCATGAACTCATATATTCGTTGGGCTCAAATCTGAGTATCGCTAAAGCCGAGGAACTGTTGAAGATCATACATTTCGTTGAACGACAAGGCTGGGATGCGATAAGCATAGGTGTCGTGCTTGCGTGGGCTACCGAAGCCTTCCAGAGAGGTTTGATCACATTGGAGGAAACTGCCGGACTCGCGTTGAACTTTGGAGACGCAGAAACTTATTTGAAAGTACTCGAAAATATCGCGATTGAAAGAAACGAATTTTACAAGGATTTGGAAAAAGGCGTCGCGTACTGTGCCAAAAAGTACGGAGGAGAAGAATTTGCCATATGTTTCAATAAGAATGAAGCGCCAGGTTACATGACTGGCCCAGACGCCTTCGTTGGTTACGCCGTCGGTGTGAGGCACTCTCATTTGGATTGTGCTGGATACAGCTTCGATCAAAAGTACCTTGGCCGCGCGGAAGATGTGGAAAAAGAAGTGAAAGCCATGTACGAGGAGGCTGTCTGGCGTATGATCACCAACAGTTTGGTGATGTGTCTGTTTGCAAGGGGTGTCTACACACCCAAAACAGTTTTGGAATGTTTGAACGTCGTTGGATATAATTTGGATGAACAATCCCTCGATCGAGTGGCCCACACTATACACGGCATGAAGTACATCATCAAAGAAAAACTGGGCTTCGACTTTGCAAAGTTGAATCTTCCTAAGAAACTACTCACAGTTTACACGAGCAGAGGCAAAATGAACGAGGATAGTTTCAAAAAGAGAGTAGAATTTTATTCAAAACTCGTTGAAGAAGATAAAGAACTAGCCTTACGCGCGGTTTGA
- a CDS encoding MFS transporter yields MWKNLPKEVKRYLVIYSLTGFSFSAIIAAPTLGKVLNISIENLGWLFSFSYVVQAMLTYLLGRKFESMSVNYGLAVARSFFASGSLLFAAVRNVYSFVVAQLLLGVADIFYPCQVMYERALFPPNEREEIYSTQFLITESTKATVYFFLVFVLARYMKDIRFLLSIFISIFFANLFYAFSFLKILPRVETGSNLHEGHVLASNSNGAFISIMLHQYLAYTSFSFSSFLIISYYLMDRFKLDSSSPFLFEMIFSASVVLFYFWRKKINFGPVINLIVGALLIAFTFIMWFVPNVYLFFGAHVIMGAGFILWFPAKETIKLGISPRELGRWEGFFQGLNIFSRTFIPVLSTQIAGKLGHRWVFMTSSLIFIVALFVSIPALRWFSKHSEAINT; encoded by the coding sequence ATGTGGAAGAATCTACCAAAGGAAGTGAAGAGGTATTTAGTTATATACTCTCTGACAGGATTTTCCTTTTCTGCCATCATAGCTGCTCCAACCTTGGGCAAGGTTTTGAACATCTCTATCGAGAATTTGGGCTGGCTTTTCAGTTTTTCGTACGTGGTTCAAGCAATGCTCACTTATTTGCTTGGAAGAAAATTTGAAAGCATGAGTGTCAATTACGGTCTAGCTGTAGCACGTAGTTTCTTTGCTAGTGGTAGTTTGTTGTTCGCAGCTGTACGTAACGTGTACAGTTTCGTGGTGGCTCAGCTTTTACTTGGCGTTGCTGACATATTTTATCCATGTCAAGTGATGTATGAAAGAGCGTTGTTTCCCCCGAATGAGCGTGAGGAAATCTACTCCACCCAATTCTTGATCACGGAGTCCACTAAAGCTACCGTGTATTTCTTTTTAGTTTTTGTTTTGGCAAGGTACATGAAGGATATAAGATTTTTGCTGTCCATTTTCATTTCAATCTTCTTTGCAAATTTGTTCTATGCTTTTTCTTTCTTGAAGATCTTGCCACGCGTTGAAACTGGTTCGAATTTACATGAAGGTCACGTGCTTGCTTCCAACTCGAACGGCGCCTTCATCTCGATCATGTTGCATCAATATCTCGCTTACACTTCATTCAGCTTTTCGAGCTTTTTGATCATCTCTTACTATCTCATGGATCGATTCAAACTTGACAGTTCTTCTCCTTTCCTTTTCGAAATGATCTTCTCTGCTTCTGTGGTTCTTTTTTATTTCTGGAGGAAGAAAATCAATTTTGGCCCAGTTATCAATTTGATTGTTGGTGCCTTATTGATAGCTTTCACGTTCATTATGTGGTTTGTTCCCAACGTTTATCTCTTCTTTGGTGCTCACGTGATCATGGGTGCAGGTTTCATTTTGTGGTTCCCGGCCAAGGAAACCATAAAGCTTGGTATATCACCACGGGAACTTGGCAGGTGGGAAGGTTTCTTTCAAGGCTTGAACATCTTCAGTAGAACTTTCATACCCGTGCTGTCAACTCAGATCGCTGGTAAACTTGGACACAGATGGGTTTTTATGACTTCTTCGCTGATTTTCATCGTGGCGTTGTTCGTCTCCATTCCTGCGCTACGGTGGTTCTCAAAACACAGCGAAGCTATCAACACATGA